Proteins from one Streptomyces sp. NBC_00390 genomic window:
- a CDS encoding RecQ family ATP-dependent DNA helicase: protein MTNPDRAELRASADSVLARLVSDGSGTARLREDQWRAIEALVADKRRALVVQRTGWGKSAVYFVATSLLRARGAGPTVIVSPLLALMRNQVEAAARAGIHARTINSSNAEEWDTIQAEVAAGEVDVLLVSPERLNNPDFRDQVLPKLAAATGLLVVDEAHCISDWGHDFRPDYRRLRTMLAELPAGVPVLATTATANARVTADVAEQLGTGAGTDALVLRGPLDRESLSLGVLRLPDAANRLAWLADHLGELPGSGIIYTLTVAAAEEVTAYLRQCGHTVASYTGRTENADRQQAEEDLLANRVKALVATSALGMGFDKPDLGFVVHMGSPSSPIAYYQQVGRAGRGVEHAEVLLLPGKEDEAIWQYFASVAFPPEELVRRTLDVLARSDRPLSLPALEPLVELRRTRLETMLKVLDVDGAVRRVKGGWTATGQPWIYDAERYAWVARQRESEQQAMRDYTRSTSCRMEFLRRQLDDEEAAPCGRCDNCSGARFSDKVSAAALDAARGELGRPGVVVEPRKMWPTGLAAVGVGLKGRIPEGEQSFSGRALGRLSDIGWGNRLRPMLAAHAPDATVPDDMMGAVVTVLADWAKGPGGWASGESDAPPRPVGVVTVASRSRPRLIGSLSGRISEVGRMPLLGSVEYVSEASDVQTSRTNSAQRVRALHESFAVPPELAAALSAADGPVLLVDDYADSGWTLAVAARLLRRAGAKGVFPLVLAVQT from the coding sequence ATGACCAACCCAGACCGCGCAGAGCTCAGAGCATCCGCCGACTCCGTACTCGCCCGTCTCGTCTCCGACGGGTCGGGCACCGCCCGGCTGCGTGAGGATCAGTGGCGGGCGATCGAGGCGCTCGTCGCCGACAAGCGCCGAGCGCTGGTCGTGCAGCGGACGGGCTGGGGCAAGTCCGCGGTCTACTTCGTCGCGACCTCGCTGCTCAGGGCCCGAGGTGCGGGACCGACCGTGATCGTCTCTCCGCTGCTCGCGCTCATGCGCAACCAGGTGGAGGCTGCGGCGCGGGCAGGGATCCACGCCCGGACGATCAATTCCTCCAACGCCGAGGAGTGGGACACCATTCAGGCCGAGGTGGCCGCGGGTGAGGTGGATGTGCTGCTCGTCAGTCCCGAGCGGCTGAACAACCCCGATTTCCGTGACCAGGTGCTGCCGAAGCTGGCCGCGGCCACGGGTCTGCTGGTGGTGGACGAGGCCCACTGCATCTCCGACTGGGGTCATGACTTCCGGCCGGACTACCGCAGGCTGCGCACGATGCTGGCCGAGCTGCCCGCAGGCGTCCCGGTCCTTGCCACCACGGCCACCGCCAATGCGCGGGTCACGGCGGACGTGGCCGAGCAGCTGGGCACGGGAGCGGGCACGGACGCCCTGGTGCTGCGCGGTCCGCTCGACCGGGAGAGCCTCAGCCTGGGTGTGCTCCGGCTTCCCGACGCCGCGAACCGCCTTGCCTGGCTCGCCGACCATCTCGGCGAACTGCCCGGCTCGGGAATCATCTACACACTGACGGTCGCGGCGGCCGAGGAGGTCACCGCGTATCTGCGCCAGTGCGGACACACGGTGGCTTCGTACACAGGCCGTACGGAGAACGCCGACCGGCAGCAGGCGGAAGAGGACCTGCTCGCGAACCGGGTGAAGGCGCTGGTCGCCACCTCCGCCCTGGGGATGGGCTTCGACAAGCCCGACCTCGGTTTTGTCGTGCACATGGGCTCACCCTCCTCCCCCATCGCGTACTACCAGCAGGTGGGCCGGGCGGGCCGCGGTGTGGAACACGCCGAAGTGCTGTTGCTCCCGGGCAAGGAGGACGAGGCGATCTGGCAGTACTTCGCCTCGGTCGCCTTCCCGCCCGAGGAGCTCGTCCGCCGCACCCTGGACGTGCTGGCCCGTTCGGACAGGCCGCTGTCGCTGCCCGCCCTGGAGCCCCTCGTCGAGCTGCGGCGTACACGTCTGGAGACCATGCTCAAGGTGCTGGACGTGGACGGCGCGGTGCGCCGGGTCAAGGGCGGCTGGACCGCCACGGGACAGCCATGGATCTACGACGCGGAGCGGTACGCGTGGGTGGCGCGGCAGCGCGAGTCCGAGCAGCAGGCGATGCGGGACTACACACGGTCCACCTCGTGCCGGATGGAGTTTCTGCGGCGTCAACTGGACGACGAGGAGGCAGCTCCTTGCGGACGGTGTGACAACTGCTCAGGTGCGCGTTTCAGCGACAAGGTGTCGGCGGCCGCGCTGGACGCCGCACGAGGGGAGTTGGGCCGTCCGGGCGTCGTTGTGGAGCCGCGCAAGATGTGGCCCACGGGGCTCGCGGCCGTCGGTGTCGGTCTCAAGGGCCGCATTCCGGAAGGCGAGCAGTCGTTCTCCGGGCGAGCACTGGGGCGACTCTCGGACATCGGCTGGGGCAACCGGCTGCGGCCGATGCTCGCCGCGCACGCACCGGACGCGACGGTCCCTGACGACATGATGGGCGCGGTGGTGACCGTGCTCGCCGACTGGGCGAAGGGGCCAGGCGGCTGGGCCTCCGGGGAATCCGACGCGCCACCGCGACCGGTCGGTGTCGTCACCGTCGCTTCCCGCAGCAGGCCCCGCCTGATCGGGTCGCTCAGCGGCCGGATCTCCGAGGTCGGCCGGATGCCGCTGCTGGGCAGTGTCGAGTACGTGTCAGAGGCCTCGGACGTGCAGACATCACGCACCAACAGCGCACAGCGCGTACGGGCACTGCACGAATCGTTCGCTGTGCCGCCGGAGCTGGCCGCCGCACTGTCCGCCGCCGACGGCCCGGTGCTGCTGGTCGACGACTACGCGGACAGCGGCTGGACGCTGGCAGTCGCTGCACGGCTGCTGCGCAGGGCGGGCGCGAAGGGGGTGTTTCCGCTGGTCCTCGCCGTTCAGACCTGA
- a CDS encoding ribonuclease HII, translated as MPYEPPTHTVERSIRATTGAKIVAGVDEVGRGAWAGPVTVCAAITGLRRPPAGLTDSKLISPKRRTELAGQLESWVTAHALGHASPEEIDELGMTAALRLAAGRALDGLPVRPDAVILDGKHDYLGAPWLVRTVIKGDQSCVAVAAASVIAKVRRDAMMAELLECADFAFAENAGYPSPVHKAALRTLGPTPYHRLSWSYLDALPQWRHLKKVRISPEAAALESGGQLGFDF; from the coding sequence ATGCCGTACGAACCACCCACCCACACAGTCGAGCGCTCGATCCGGGCCACAACCGGCGCCAAGATCGTTGCAGGCGTGGACGAGGTCGGCCGCGGGGCCTGGGCAGGGCCGGTAACGGTGTGCGCGGCGATCACCGGACTGCGCCGACCCCCGGCCGGGCTCACCGATTCCAAGCTGATCAGTCCCAAGCGCCGTACGGAACTGGCAGGACAGTTGGAGTCCTGGGTCACCGCGCACGCTCTCGGACACGCCTCACCCGAGGAGATCGACGAGCTCGGAATGACCGCGGCACTGCGGCTCGCCGCCGGCCGCGCGCTGGACGGTCTGCCGGTTCGTCCGGACGCCGTGATTCTGGACGGCAAGCACGACTACCTCGGTGCGCCATGGCTGGTCCGTACAGTGATCAAGGGCGACCAGTCGTGTGTCGCGGTGGCCGCCGCTTCGGTCATCGCCAAGGTGCGCAGGGACGCCATGATGGCGGAGCTGCTGGAGTGCGCCGACTTCGCCTTCGCGGAGAATGCCGGCTATCCCTCGCCCGTGCACAAGGCGGCACTCCGGACGCTGGGCCCCACCCCGTACCACCGGCTCTCGTGGTCCTATCTCGATGCGCTGCCCCAGTGGCGGCACCTCAAGAAGGTCCGGATCTCGCCGGAGGCGGCCGCACTGGAAAGCGGGGGCCAGCTCGGCTTCGACTTCTGA
- a CDS encoding TetR/AcrR family transcriptional regulator: MATSRSTAAAGTPPASLRRRGAVLERAILESALEQLSTVGWSGLTMERVAAGAQTGKAAVYRRWPSKQDLVADALEAGLPVLDQAADHGGIREDLLQLCLRVRDAMFSPTGIALRSVLHECDTASAHRFQGVIFTRVVEPSTRLLQDVVRRGVMRGDVRPDAAGDLVFDVIPGLMMYRSKVCGSEWPDQDIADMIDQVMVPLLSPRNG, from the coding sequence ATGGCCACTTCGCGCTCGACAGCGGCCGCCGGGACGCCCCCGGCCTCGCTGCGCCGCCGCGGAGCCGTACTGGAACGCGCGATCCTCGAATCCGCACTGGAGCAGCTGAGCACGGTCGGATGGAGCGGACTGACGATGGAACGCGTCGCCGCCGGCGCGCAGACGGGGAAGGCTGCCGTCTACCGCCGCTGGCCGTCGAAGCAGGATCTTGTCGCGGACGCTCTCGAGGCCGGACTGCCGGTACTCGACCAGGCGGCCGACCACGGAGGAATCCGTGAGGACCTTCTCCAGCTCTGCCTCCGAGTGCGTGACGCCATGTTCTCCCCCACCGGCATCGCGCTGCGCTCCGTCCTTCACGAATGTGACACGGCGAGCGCGCATCGCTTCCAGGGTGTGATCTTCACTCGCGTCGTGGAGCCGTCCACCCGGCTGCTCCAGGACGTGGTGCGCCGCGGGGTGATGCGCGGGGACGTGCGTCCCGATGCCGCCGGGGACCTGGTCTTCGACGTGATCCCGGGCCTGATGATGTACCGCTCCAAGGTGTGTGGCAGCGAATGGCCGGACCAGGACATCGCCGACATGATCGATCAGGTGATGGTTCCGCTGCTCAGCCCGCGCAACGGCTGA
- a CDS encoding MFS transporter gives MTTSQLTAPSSPGAARRQGRPGIALAVIAALQLMVVLDTTIVNIALPHIQGALEFTTTQLSWVVNAYTLTFGGLLLLGGRAGDILGRRRVFISGVLLFTLASLLCGLAQEPWQILAARALQGVGGAIASPTALALITTTFREGPERNRAFGIFAAVSASGAAIGLLAGGMLTEWLDWRWVFYVNLPIGVLIAALAPVFITESERHSGRFDAAGALTSTAGMASLVYGFIRASEDGWGDSLTLGAFAAATVLLTAFVLTERRAREPITPLRMFADRNRSGTYVIMMSLAAAMFGMFFFIVLFVQNVLNYSPIDAGLAFLPVTVMIVTAAGISSKLLPVFGPKPFLTAGALLAGSGMAWLTMIDPGSSYAGAVLGPMLLFGFGMGLVFVTATLTAVSGVAQHESGAASSLLNATQMVGGSLGLSILMTVFTTAGRDETARQLPSFLAESTPAQQEQFTRTHELPPPWGHQVLAEGIATAFWAGVGLVGLAVLTALFVMRVRASDLEALSGTAGGPAS, from the coding sequence GTGACAACTTCTCAGTTAACAGCTCCAAGCAGTCCGGGGGCGGCCCGCAGGCAGGGGCGGCCGGGCATTGCGCTTGCCGTCATCGCCGCCCTGCAGCTCATGGTGGTCCTCGACACAACGATTGTGAATATCGCCCTTCCGCATATCCAAGGGGCGCTCGAGTTCACCACGACCCAGCTGTCCTGGGTGGTCAACGCCTACACACTGACCTTCGGCGGACTGCTGCTGCTCGGCGGCAGAGCCGGTGACATCCTCGGCCGCCGCCGGGTGTTCATATCCGGCGTCCTGCTCTTCACCCTCGCCTCGCTGCTGTGCGGCTTGGCCCAGGAACCGTGGCAGATACTGGCGGCCCGGGCGCTCCAGGGCGTGGGCGGAGCCATCGCATCGCCGACCGCGCTCGCGCTGATCACCACCACATTCCGCGAAGGCCCGGAACGCAACCGCGCCTTCGGCATCTTCGCCGCGGTCTCCGCCAGTGGCGCGGCGATCGGACTGCTGGCCGGCGGCATGCTGACCGAGTGGCTGGACTGGCGCTGGGTGTTCTACGTGAACCTCCCGATCGGCGTCCTGATCGCGGCGCTCGCGCCGGTGTTCATCACCGAGTCCGAGCGGCACTCCGGCCGGTTCGATGCGGCCGGCGCACTCACCTCGACGGCCGGGATGGCGTCCCTGGTCTACGGATTCATCCGGGCCTCCGAGGACGGCTGGGGCGACAGCCTGACCCTCGGCGCCTTCGCCGCGGCGACGGTCCTTCTCACCGCGTTCGTACTCACCGAGCGGCGGGCGCGGGAGCCGATCACGCCGCTGCGCATGTTCGCCGACCGAAACCGTTCGGGTACCTATGTGATCATGATGAGCCTCGCCGCGGCGATGTTCGGCATGTTCTTCTTCATCGTGCTGTTCGTGCAGAACGTACTGAACTACAGCCCCATCGACGCCGGTCTTGCATTTCTGCCGGTCACCGTGATGATCGTGACCGCTGCGGGCATCTCCTCGAAGCTGCTGCCGGTGTTCGGCCCCAAGCCGTTCCTCACAGCGGGCGCCCTGCTCGCCGGGAGCGGGATGGCCTGGCTGACCATGATCGATCCGGGCAGCTCGTATGCGGGCGCCGTGCTGGGACCGATGCTGCTCTTCGGCTTCGGCATGGGCCTGGTGTTCGTGACCGCGACACTCACCGCGGTGTCGGGTGTGGCGCAGCACGAGTCGGGAGCGGCCTCCAGTCTGCTCAACGCCACACAGATGGTCGGTGGTTCCCTCGGACTGTCGATTCTCATGACGGTTTTCACCACCGCCGGCCGCGACGAAACCGCACGCCAATTGCCCTCGTTCCTTGCCGAGTCGACCCCGGCTCAACAGGAGCAGTTCACCAGGACGCATGAACTCCCGCCGCCGTGGGGCCATCAGGTGCTCGCCGAGGGCATCGCCACGGCGTTCTGGGCCGGCGTGGGCCTGGTCGGCCTGGCCGTCCTGACCGCGCTGTTCGTCATGCGGGTACGCGCGAGCGACCTGGAGGCACTCAGCGGGACAGCGGGCGGCCCGGCCTCGTAG
- a CDS encoding DUF4153 domain-containing protein, producing MATAVLSAFLLGEGAGLNLLIVAVPAGLGAYFAARAAGRRLRPWTLVWALGGIALLAVPVLRDAGWPTFLAVVSALALASLALNGGRTWPGVLLGPFGLPASLGTGMVWGWNGLRSHAAGSNGRVAPVLRTGAVAALLVIVFGALFAGADAAFADLLGNLIPDVSVADGPWRFLLLLVGLVGALAAAHLAAAPLRWDRLEIRPGRARSRWEWALPLVVLDLLFAVFIAVQLAVLFGGYDKVLSETGLTYSAYARQGFWQLLFATLLTLVVIALALRWAPRSAAGDRTLVRAVLGTLCLLTLVVVASALRRMDLYVDAYGLTRLRVSVAAMELWLGLVIVLIMAAGVYGMKWLPRAVAASAAAAVLAFGLASPDGLVAERNVQRYERTGKIDVAYLQELSADAVPALDGLPEPLRSCALDGIARALEETDDPWYATSWGKSRARSILADRGAHTDDTSCDAYDSDRSDDYDDQDDQDDQDDRGEWEKEGELGPYDQ from the coding sequence GTGGCCACCGCGGTGCTCAGCGCATTTCTGCTCGGCGAAGGAGCCGGCCTCAATCTGCTGATCGTCGCGGTGCCCGCCGGACTCGGCGCGTACTTCGCCGCGAGGGCCGCCGGCCGCAGGCTGCGCCCGTGGACACTAGTGTGGGCGCTCGGCGGCATCGCGCTCCTCGCCGTACCCGTGCTGCGTGACGCCGGATGGCCGACGTTCCTCGCCGTCGTGTCGGCGCTGGCCCTCGCGTCGCTGGCGCTGAACGGCGGCCGTACCTGGCCGGGCGTGCTGCTGGGCCCGTTCGGCCTGCCGGCTTCGCTGGGTACCGGCATGGTCTGGGGATGGAACGGACTGCGCAGCCACGCTGCCGGGTCGAACGGCCGCGTGGCGCCGGTCCTGCGCACCGGCGCGGTGGCGGCGCTGCTGGTCATCGTGTTCGGAGCGCTGTTCGCGGGAGCGGACGCAGCCTTTGCCGATCTTCTCGGCAACCTGATCCCGGACGTCTCGGTCGCCGACGGCCCCTGGCGTTTCCTGCTCCTTCTGGTCGGCCTGGTCGGAGCGCTCGCCGCGGCGCACCTGGCCGCCGCCCCTCTGCGCTGGGACCGCCTTGAGATACGGCCCGGCCGGGCCCGGTCCCGCTGGGAGTGGGCGCTGCCGCTCGTGGTGCTCGACCTGCTCTTCGCCGTGTTCATAGCCGTCCAGCTCGCCGTTCTCTTCGGCGGATACGACAAGGTGCTCAGCGAGACGGGACTGACGTACTCCGCATACGCGCGCCAGGGCTTCTGGCAGCTGCTGTTCGCCACCCTGCTGACACTCGTCGTGATCGCCCTTGCGCTGCGCTGGGCACCTCGCTCCGCGGCGGGCGACCGCACTCTGGTCCGTGCCGTCCTCGGGACGCTGTGCCTGCTCACTCTGGTCGTGGTGGCGTCGGCGCTGCGCCGGATGGATCTGTACGTCGATGCCTATGGACTGACCAGGTTGCGGGTGTCCGTCGCAGCCATGGAGCTGTGGCTCGGGCTGGTGATCGTCCTGATCATGGCGGCCGGGGTGTACGGCATGAAGTGGCTGCCTCGCGCGGTAGCAGCGAGTGCCGCGGCCGCCGTGCTCGCGTTCGGTCTCGCCTCCCCGGACGGACTCGTCGCGGAACGCAACGTACAGCGCTACGAGCGCACCGGAAAGATCGACGTCGCCTATCTCCAGGAGCTGTCCGCGGATGCCGTTCCGGCCCTCGACGGGCTGCCCGAGCCGCTGCGCTCCTGTGCGCTGGACGGCATCGCACGTGCGCTGGAGGAGACGGACGACCCCTGGTACGCGACGAGTTGGGGCAAGTCCAGGGCGCGCAGCATCCTGGCCGATCGCGGCGCCCACACCGACGACACTTCGTGCGACGCGTACGACTCCGACCGCTCCGACGACTACGACGACCAGGACGACCAGGACGACCAGGACGATCGCGGCGAGTGGGAGAAGGAGGGCGAGCTCGGCCCGTACGACCAATGA
- a CDS encoding ADP-ribosylglycohydrolase family protein: protein MTADSSRDRRFERALDSLRGLSVGDALGSQFFVPTNYPLLKRRELPPKTWQWTDDTEMACSVLAVLVDHDRVDQDALARSFAEHHDFDRGYGPAVNRMLRLIREGGDWRELAAELFKGQGSWGNGSAMRIAPLGAWYAGDPEQATHQAEISSYTTHQHREAVVGAMAVAAAAALAGNPAGPPTPEELLDGVVDLVPRSAVGAGLRRARDMLDYSDAGTVAAVLGSGRRTSAHDTVPFALWSAARSLGDFEQTFWTTAQVGGDVDTTCAIACGVVAAGKAGQPPAEWLERTEGLPGWVPDGTS from the coding sequence ATGACCGCTGACTCCTCTCGCGACCGGCGCTTCGAACGCGCCCTGGACAGCCTGCGCGGGCTGTCCGTGGGAGACGCCCTGGGCTCCCAGTTCTTTGTACCGACGAACTATCCCCTGCTGAAGCGGCGCGAGCTGCCGCCGAAGACCTGGCAGTGGACCGACGACACCGAGATGGCCTGCTCGGTCCTCGCCGTGCTCGTGGACCATGATCGCGTGGACCAGGACGCACTCGCCCGGTCCTTCGCCGAGCACCACGACTTCGACCGGGGTTACGGTCCGGCGGTCAACAGGATGCTCCGGCTGATCCGGGAGGGTGGCGACTGGCGCGAGCTGGCCGCCGAACTCTTCAAGGGCCAGGGCTCGTGGGGCAACGGGTCCGCGATGCGGATCGCCCCGCTCGGAGCCTGGTACGCGGGCGACCCGGAACAGGCCACCCATCAGGCCGAGATCTCCTCGTACACGACGCACCAGCACCGCGAGGCCGTGGTCGGCGCCATGGCCGTGGCGGCGGCAGCAGCATTGGCCGGAAACCCCGCCGGACCGCCCACGCCCGAGGAACTGCTCGACGGTGTCGTGGACCTCGTGCCGCGCAGCGCGGTCGGGGCCGGTCTGCGGCGGGCCCGGGACATGCTCGACTACAGCGACGCAGGCACCGTCGCAGCGGTGCTCGGCAGCGGCCGACGCACCAGCGCTCATGACACCGTGCCCTTCGCGCTGTGGTCCGCCGCACGTTCGCTCGGTGATTTCGAGCAGACTTTCTGGACGACGGCCCAGGTCGGCGGCGACGTCGACACCACCTGTGCAATCGCCTGTGGTGTGGTGGCGGCGGGTAAGGCCGGGCAGCCGCCCGCCGAGTGGCTGGAGCGTACGGAGGGCCTGCCCGGCTGGGTGCCCGACGGCACCAGCTGA
- a CDS encoding histidine phosphatase family protein — protein MARPRRIVLVRHGESEGNADDTVYEREPDHALQLTATGWAQAEETGARLRELFGRERVSVYVSPYRRTHDTFRAFALDPELVRVREEPRLREQDWGNWQDREDVRLQKQYRDAYGHFFYRLAQGESGADVYDRVGAFLESLHRSFESPDHPPNVLIVTHGLTMRLFCMRWFHWSVAEFESLSNPGNGEMRILQLGENGRYTLDRPFEHWRTPESYGVTG, from the coding sequence ATGGCGCGACCGCGACGCATCGTCCTCGTCCGGCACGGCGAGTCGGAGGGGAACGCCGATGACACGGTGTACGAACGTGAGCCCGACCATGCGCTCCAGCTCACTGCCACCGGCTGGGCGCAGGCCGAGGAGACGGGGGCACGGCTGCGGGAACTGTTCGGACGGGAGCGCGTGAGCGTCTACGTCTCGCCGTACCGCCGCACGCACGACACCTTCCGGGCGTTCGCCCTCGACCCCGAGCTGGTGCGGGTCAGAGAGGAGCCCCGGCTGCGAGAGCAGGACTGGGGGAACTGGCAGGACCGGGAGGACGTGCGGCTGCAGAAGCAGTACCGCGATGCGTACGGGCACTTCTTCTACCGTCTGGCGCAGGGGGAGTCGGGCGCCGATGTGTACGACCGGGTGGGCGCGTTCCTGGAGAGTCTGCACCGCAGCTTCGAGTCCCCCGATCACCCCCCGAACGTGCTCATAGTCACGCACGGGCTGACGATGCGGCTGTTCTGCATGCGCTGGTTCCACTGGTCGGTCGCGGAATTCGAGTCGCTGTCCAACCCGGGCAACGGGGAGATGCGGATACTGCAGCTGGGGGAGAACGGGCGGTACACGCTTGACCGGCCGTTCGAACACTGGCGGACTCCGGAGTCGTACGGCGTCACGGGATAG
- a CDS encoding YdbC family protein — MLVKWIRCTVVDRRGFERGQRKWAGLLGEPGFRGQGGGWSRIRPDVAHVFGFWESRAFYDSFMARSHDRLASGQSGTYKDSQAKLFDHRFDVKTGFEPRFTDADVVRVAHCRVREHRIEHFALMQEKVWNPAMAGSPGMVRGLFGEAPGNEFLVMSMWQSAAEHGKYRTERVERLLLRAQTEADVSALAGDVVELEPSWTV, encoded by the coding sequence GTGCTGGTCAAGTGGATTCGCTGCACCGTGGTGGACCGTCGAGGGTTCGAGCGGGGGCAGCGGAAGTGGGCGGGGCTGCTGGGTGAGCCGGGTTTCCGTGGGCAGGGCGGAGGGTGGAGCCGAATACGGCCGGATGTGGCGCATGTGTTCGGCTTCTGGGAGAGCCGCGCCTTCTACGACTCGTTCATGGCGCGCTCCCATGACCGGCTGGCGTCGGGGCAGTCGGGGACGTACAAGGACAGTCAGGCCAAGCTGTTCGACCATCGCTTCGATGTGAAGACGGGCTTCGAACCGCGGTTCACGGACGCCGACGTGGTGCGGGTCGCCCACTGCCGGGTCCGCGAGCACCGGATCGAGCACTTCGCGCTGATGCAGGAGAAGGTGTGGAACCCGGCGATGGCCGGATCCCCGGGGATGGTGCGCGGGCTGTTCGGGGAGGCGCCAGGGAACGAGTTCCTGGTGATGTCGATGTGGCAGTCGGCGGCCGAGCACGGGAAGTACCGGACGGAGCGGGTCGAGCGGCTGCTGCTGCGCGCGCAGACCGAGGCCGATGTTTCCGCTCTCGCGGGGGATGTGGTGGAGCTGGAACCTTCCTGGACCGTGTGA
- a CDS encoding TerD family protein, with the protein MSSLNKGVGKAEVTLKWDPSPLGEPDIDLDIVAATYPADAPHGKPSYVVHFDSRSPDGTITLTRESRTGQGFGSDEVMTLEFHRLAATYGRVVVGVVIQQRDGRRVFGDVANTLVRVLEGHVELGKCDFAAVSGSRAAVICEFTRTAAGDWEFREAVQGFDADPQSFITVMGGGAG; encoded by the coding sequence GTGAGCAGCCTCAACAAGGGGGTCGGGAAAGCCGAGGTCACACTCAAGTGGGACCCCAGCCCCCTGGGTGAGCCCGACATCGATCTCGACATCGTCGCTGCGACGTATCCGGCGGACGCGCCTCACGGCAAGCCCTCGTACGTCGTGCACTTCGACAGTCGCTCGCCCGACGGCACGATCACGCTGACGAGGGAGAGCCGGACAGGCCAGGGCTTCGGCTCCGACGAGGTGATGACCCTCGAGTTCCACCGGCTGGCAGCGACGTACGGACGCGTCGTCGTGGGCGTGGTCATCCAGCAGCGGGACGGCCGGAGGGTGTTCGGCGATGTGGCGAACACCCTGGTGCGGGTGCTGGAGGGCCATGTCGAGCTGGGGAAGTGCGACTTCGCCGCGGTCTCGGGGTCGAGGGCCGCAGTCATCTGCGAGTTCACCCGGACCGCAGCCGGCGACTGGGAGTTCCGGGAGGCCGTGCAGGGCTTCGACGCTGATCCGCAGTCCTTCATCACGGTCATGGGCGGCGGCGCCGGCTGA